CCACGGTCGTCAATGACCACTTCTCCGCGTGGCGACAGCGCCACCGAATCCTTCAGCCATTCGGTATTGGGCAGCAGCCCGATCTGCACGAACACCCCCTCCAGTTCCACCCGGTGCGCGTCGCCGCCCACGCGGTCCTTGTAGACCAGGCCGTTGACCTTCTGGCCGTCGCCCAGCACTTCCTGGGTGAGTGCGCTGGTAATGATGGTGACGTTGCCGAGGCTGCGCAGCTTCTTCTGCAGGACGTCGTCGGCACGCAGTTTGTCGTCGAACTCCAGCAGGGTCACATGCGTCACCAGACCGGCCAGATCGATTGCCGCTTCCACCCCGGAATTGCCGCCGCCGATCACCGCCACGCGCTTGCCCTTGAACAGCGGACCGTCGCAGTGCGGGCAGTAGGCCACGCCCTTGTTGCGGTACTGGTCTTCGCCGGGCACGTTCATCTGGCGCCAGCGCGCACCGGTGGACAGGATCACCGAGCGCGACTTCAGCGACGCGCCGTTCTCGAGCTTGATCTCGACCAGGCCGTCGTCGCCTGCCGGCACCAGGGCACTGGCGCGCTGCAGGTTCATGATGTCCACGTCGTACTCGCGCACGTGCTGTTCCAGCGCCATCGCCAGCTTGGGGCCTTCGGTTTCCTTGACCGACACGAAGTTCTCGATCGCCATGGTGTCCAGCACCTGGCCGCCGAACCGCTCGGCGGCCACGCCGGTGCGGATGCCCTTGCGCGCGGCGTAGATCGCGGCAGCGGCGCCAGCCGGGCCACCCCCGATCACCAGCACATCGTACGGTGCCTTGGCGGCGATCTTCGCGGCATCGCGCTTGGCCGAACCGGTGTCCAGCTTGGCCACGATCTGTTCCAGGCTCATGCGGCCCTGGTCGAACACTTCACCGTTGAGGTACACGGTGGGCACGGACATGATCTGGCGCGCTTCGACTTCGGCCGGGAACAGCGCGCCGTCGATCGCCACGTGCTGGATGCGCGGGTTCAGCACCGCGGCCAGGTTCAGTGCCTGGACCACGTCGGGGCAGTTCTGGCACGACAGCGAGAAGTAGGTTTCGAACCTGAACTCGCCTTCCAGGCCCTGCACCTGCTCGATCACCTCGGCGGTGGCCTTGGAGGGATGGCCGCCAACCTGCAGCAGGGCCAGCACCAGCGACGTGAACTCGTGGCCCATCGGTAGCCCGGCAAAGGCCAGGTGGATGTCCTGGCCCGGGGTGGTCAGGGCGAACGAGGGGGTGCGCTCGGCGCCATCGCGGCGCACGTCCAGGCTGATCTGGCTAGAAAGGCCGACCAGGGTCTCGAGCAGCTCCAGCATTTCCTGCGACTTGGCGCCGTCGTCGGCGTGCGCGGTGATCTGGATCGGACGGGTGACGCGTTCCAGGTAGGTCTTCAGCTGGGACTGGAGGTTGGCATCCAACATCGAAAAACTCCTTGATTCAGGCAAAGGAACGGCGTCGACGTACCGTTACGGTACATCTGGGCGACGTGGGGGAGAACCCAAGCCGGCGCGGCGGGCACCGGCTTGGGTTCACCCCCACTCCCGTCGGAACGGGAATGGGGATGGGCTGTTGCTTTAGATCTTGCCGACCAGGTCCAGCGACGGGGTCAGGGTCTTTTCGCCTTCCTTCCACTTGGCCGGGCAGACCTGGTTCGGGTTGGCGGCGGTGAACTGGGCAGCCTTCAGCTTGCGCAGGGTCTCGGAGACGTCACGGGCGATCTCGTTGGAGTGGATCTCCAGGGTCTTGATCACGCCTTCCGGGTTGATGATGAAGGTGCCGCGCAGCGCCAGGCCTTCTTCTGCAATGTGCACGCCGAAGGCGTTGGTCAGCTGGTGGGTCGGGTCGCCGACCAGCGGGAACTGGGCCTTGCCGACGGCCGGCGAGGTTTCGTGCCACACCTTGTGCGAGAAGTGGGTGTCGGTGGTGACGATGTAGACCTCGGCGCCGGCCTTCTTGAACTCGGCGTAGTGGTCGGCGGCGTCTTCGATCTCGGTCGGGCAGTTGAAGGTGAAGGCGGCCGGCATGAAGATCAGGACGGACCACTGGCCCTTCAGGGTGGCGTCGGAAACCTTGATGAACTCGCCGTTCTGGTAGGCGTTGGCTTCAAACGGCTTGATCTGGGTGTTGATGAGCGACATCGAATTTCCTCGTGGTGAAGGGGGATGGGTGAAGCGACCAACACAGGTTAGCGGCTTGCTTCCGATAAGGAAAATGCATTGATTCCATCAAATCGATAGGCACAGTCTATTGAAATGGGCTGATCCGCGAATGAACGGTGCGACGGTTTCAGGGCAGAAGGCTTGCGCTGCAAGGGTTCCTGGAAAATCCGGGGCGTCAGCGCTGATAGCCATTGCTTATCCGTGTGATGGCCAGGCTGAACAGACTTTCAGGAGGGCGGGCACGCTGCAACACCGTGTCGCGGTGGTCGGGCGATGCCGTCATTGGCCTACACTGCGCCCCCACCATCACCCAGGCCCGACATGACCCTCGCCCCCCAGGAGATCCGCCAGCTGCTCGCCGACGCTGCCCGCGACCTGCCGGGGGTGGAGGGCCGGCATGAGGCCGAGCTGCTGCTGCTGCACGTGCTGGGGCGGGAGCGTGGCTGGCTGTTCGCGCACGCGACGGACCTGATCGACCCGGCCAGCGCGGCGGCCTTTGCGGGTCTGTTGCAGCGCCGCCTGGCGGGTGAGCCGGTGGCCTACCTGCTGGGCCGGCGCGGGTTCTGGACGCTGGACCTGGCGGTCAGTCCGGACACGCTGATTCCGCGCCCGGAAACGGAGCGGCTGGTGGAGCTGGCGCTGGAGCGGCTGCCGGAAGACACGCCATTGCGGGTGGCCGACCTGGGCACGGGCAGCGGGGCGATCGCGCTGGCGCTGGCCCGCGAGCGGCCGCAGGCGCGGGTGCTGGCGACGGACATGAGCGCGGGGGCGCTGGCGGTGGCGTCCGGCAATGCGCGCGCGCATGGGCTGGACAATGTGGCGTTCCGCGAGGGCAGCTGGCATGCGCCGCTGGCGGGGGAGCGTTTCGATCTGATTGCGAGCAACCCGCCGTACATCGCCAGTGGCGATCCGCACCTGGTGCGGGGGGACCTGCGTTTCGAGCCGGCCAGTGCGCTGGCGTCGGGCGACGATGGACTGGACGACATCCGGGTGATCATCGAGGGCGCGCAGGCACACCTGCTGCCGGGCGGCTGGCTGCTGCTGGAGCATGGCTGGGACCAGGGCGGGGCGATCCGCGCGCTGCTGGATGCGGCGGGGTTCGTGGAGGTCGACACGGCGGTGGACCTGGAACAGCGCGACCGGGTGAGCCTGGGCCGGCGGCCGGCAACGTTAGAATGATGGACCGCTGCGGCTGGTTGCCGGGCGGGCTGTCATTCCACCTGGAGCTCTGCCCATGCGCACGCTGTATCCCGCGATCACCCCTTACGACGTTGGCAGCCTGAAGGTCGACGACCGGCATACGCTGTATTTCGAGCAGTGCGGCAATCCGCACGGCAAGCCGGTGGTGATGCTGCATGGCGGCCCGGGCGGCGGCTGCAGCGACAAGATGCGGCAGTTCCATGATCCTGCGAAGTACCGGATCATCCTGTTCGACCAGCGCGGTGCGGGCCGTTCGACGCCGCATGCGGACCTGGTGGACAACACGACGTGGGACCTGGTGGCGGACATCGAGAAGCTGCGCGAGCACCTGAAGGTGGAGCGCTGGCAGGTGTTCGGCGGAAGCTGGGGGTCGACGCTGGCGCTGGCGTATGCGCAGGCGCATCCGCAGTGCGTGACCGAGCTGGTGCTGCGCGGGATCTTCATGCTGCGCCGCTGGGAACTGGAGTGGTTCTACCAGGAAGGGGCGAACCGTCTGTTCCCGGATGCGTGGGAACACTACCTGGCGCCGATCCCGGCGGTGGAGCGGCACGATCTGATTTCGGCCTTCCACCGTCGCCTGACCAGCGACGACGAAGCGACGCGGTTGGCGGCGGCGAAGGCATGGAGTGTGTGGGAGGGGGCGACCAGTTTCCTGCACGTGGATGCGGACTTCGTGAACAGCCATGAAGACCCGCGCTTCGCGCTGGCGTTCGCACGCATCGAGAACCATTACTTCGTCAACGGCGGTTTCTTCGAGGTCGAAGAGCAGCTGCTGCGCGACGCGCACAAGATCGCCGACATCCCGGGCGTGATCGTGCACGGCCGTTACGACGTGGTCTGCCCGCTGCAGAACGCCTGGGAACTGCACAAGGCGTGGCCGAAGTCGACGCTGGAAATCAGCCCGGCGTCTGGACACTCGGCATTCGAAGCGGAAAACATCGACGCGCTGGTGCGCGCGACGGATCGTTTTGCAGGTTGATTGCGGCTTTGCTTGAAATCGCGGTAGAGCCAGGCCCTGCCTGGCTGCTTTTGGGATCGCACCGCACCCGTGTCGCCGGGCTCTGCCCGGCTGCTGTTGGATTCGTGCGAACAGCCGTGGGTTGCGGGGTTTCTCTGGTCAGGGCCGTCGGGTGCGGGTTTGTGGGGGACGCCGTAAATACATCCATGTAGGCTCATCGCCGCATCCATGCGGCTCGTGCCCCCTCAAACCCACCCCCGCCGACCCTCCGAGAGTGTGTCGCGGGCCACGGGAAATGCGGGTGTGTCGACCGATGGTCGACACGAATGCGTGCTTTGACGGTTTACGGCTGACACGCATGGCGTGCCACTACGAGGCGGGCATGCTCCGGTAGGGTTGGTTCCCAAACAACCGCCATGAACCAAT
This portion of the Stenotrophomonas aracearum genome encodes:
- the prmC gene encoding peptide chain release factor N(5)-glutamine methyltransferase; amino-acid sequence: MTLAPQEIRQLLADAARDLPGVEGRHEAELLLLHVLGRERGWLFAHATDLIDPASAAAFAGLLQRRLAGEPVAYLLGRRGFWTLDLAVSPDTLIPRPETERLVELALERLPEDTPLRVADLGTGSGAIALALARERPQARVLATDMSAGALAVASGNARAHGLDNVAFREGSWHAPLAGERFDLIASNPPYIASGDPHLVRGDLRFEPASALASGDDGLDDIRVIIEGAQAHLLPGGWLLLEHGWDQGGAIRALLDAAGFVEVDTAVDLEQRDRVSLGRRPATLE
- the ahpF gene encoding alkyl hydroperoxide reductase subunit F, yielding MLDANLQSQLKTYLERVTRPIQITAHADDGAKSQEMLELLETLVGLSSQISLDVRRDGAERTPSFALTTPGQDIHLAFAGLPMGHEFTSLVLALLQVGGHPSKATAEVIEQVQGLEGEFRFETYFSLSCQNCPDVVQALNLAAVLNPRIQHVAIDGALFPAEVEARQIMSVPTVYLNGEVFDQGRMSLEQIVAKLDTGSAKRDAAKIAAKAPYDVLVIGGGPAGAAAAIYAARKGIRTGVAAERFGGQVLDTMAIENFVSVKETEGPKLAMALEQHVREYDVDIMNLQRASALVPAGDDGLVEIKLENGASLKSRSVILSTGARWRQMNVPGEDQYRNKGVAYCPHCDGPLFKGKRVAVIGGGNSGVEAAIDLAGLVTHVTLLEFDDKLRADDVLQKKLRSLGNVTIITSALTQEVLGDGQKVNGLVYKDRVGGDAHRVELEGVFVQIGLLPNTEWLKDSVALSPRGEVVIDDRGQTSVPGVFAAGDCTTVPYKQIIIAMGAGSTAALSAFDHLIRTNVPKSSGAVAEAA
- the pip gene encoding prolyl aminopeptidase, whose protein sequence is MRTLYPAITPYDVGSLKVDDRHTLYFEQCGNPHGKPVVMLHGGPGGGCSDKMRQFHDPAKYRIILFDQRGAGRSTPHADLVDNTTWDLVADIEKLREHLKVERWQVFGGSWGSTLALAYAQAHPQCVTELVLRGIFMLRRWELEWFYQEGANRLFPDAWEHYLAPIPAVERHDLISAFHRRLTSDDEATRLAAAKAWSVWEGATSFLHVDADFVNSHEDPRFALAFARIENHYFVNGGFFEVEEQLLRDAHKIADIPGVIVHGRYDVVCPLQNAWELHKAWPKSTLEISPASGHSAFEAENIDALVRATDRFAG
- the ahpC gene encoding alkyl hydroperoxide reductase subunit C, which gives rise to MSLINTQIKPFEANAYQNGEFIKVSDATLKGQWSVLIFMPAAFTFNCPTEIEDAADHYAEFKKAGAEVYIVTTDTHFSHKVWHETSPAVGKAQFPLVGDPTHQLTNAFGVHIAEEGLALRGTFIINPEGVIKTLEIHSNEIARDVSETLRKLKAAQFTAANPNQVCPAKWKEGEKTLTPSLDLVGKI